tgaaattgaaaattttgtcAATAAAGACTcaataaaactgaaaagatACTGAAGAAACGTTTAGCTGAATCATGAATGtatgaaacaaataaatgtatttacatattatattattgtaaagtaaaattgaaaattaagtaagtaagtaaaaaGTGAGTAAAATTAagagatttattttattttaaatcgaaCACAATCTGTCTTGCGATATGTCCAACTATGAAAACTAGCTTAAGacacatttaataattaataaaaataatagttacTATAAGCGAACAATTTTCCCCAATAGACATTAACAGCTTTGTCTGTAAATGTGAATGCCCATTGATGATATCCCCAAAGTCTATTTGCCTGCATCTCCCAAGCTGCAcacttggccaacaacaaacacaagcaGCTAGATAATTAACACAGACATGCAGATAAATGCAAACCTGGTCAAATCCCAGACGACTTGTTAACGATTTGGGGGTAGCAATTAAAACGGTAGTCGCGACTTGTATGATTACAGTAAATATTTGGTCGAGTCGGTTAACTGATTAACTATCTTGACATGTTGTCAACTAACTTGAGCAGCTGCATTGCGATAAGACGACTCATTTTACAGTTACAGCTTCCCATTCTTGCCAAGATTCAGTCTTTACTGAAATGGGCCAAAGAAGGTTGTTTCTGCGCCTCCTAGTCGCACTGCTCTGCTGTGTGGCAAGCAGATCACATTCCCTGCAGCTGACTAACTGTAACGTCAGCGAGTTGAGCACTCTGAACAACGTTGAATCTCTGACCTCGTTGAGTCTGTTGCACTGCAACCTGCCCCAAGTGAGGGCAAATCTTTTCCAGGGCTACGCTCAACTGTTGCGCCTCGAGTTGTCGCATTGCTCGCTCACCGATTTGGCCAAAAGTGCCCTTAATGGTTTGCAACGTTTGCGTCGTTTGTCGCTGGCCCACAACAATATCAGTGAGATTAAATCGTGGTCAGAGGAAACATTGGCTGGACTCAGTGCGCTTGATGCGAGTCACAATAGAATTGTGCAGTTAGCGGCATTGAGCTTTGCGGCTTATCCACAACTACAGGAACTCAATTTGGGGCACAATCTCATCACAAAATTAGAGCCGGACGCGTTCCATGGTCTTCAGCATCtaaagcaattgcaactgcaagaGAATCGCCTTCAGCAGATTGACGGTAAATGCTTTCATGGTCTGCCTCGACTTCACAGTCTCGCTTTGCAGCATAATCAGATCAATCATGTGGCGGTTGCAGCTTTTGAGAGCAACACACATCTCCGCAGTTTGCGGCTGGAGTTTAATCAAGTTAGCAACATGCAATTCCTGCAGGATCCCGGACTCTCGCGGCTGGTGCTATTGAATCTGTCGAGGAATGCTCTATCTAATCTGGCACCTTTGACATTTTCACAAAATGTTGAACTCCAGTATTTGGACTTGAGTTTCAACCAGCTGAGGCAGCTCGACAACGATAGTTTCATCGGTCTGGACTTGCTAGAGGTAAGATTAAGAAACACAGAGTTCAAGTTATTACTGGAATCTTTACATatgctgactgactgattttGTCGAAAGATAAATATAGCTTCAAATTCGAATCATGTGGAAAGTTCTAGAAAAATGTCTAAGTTtgtgatattttaaaattttgtgtttttatttcatatattttttcaaacccagaaaatacaaattcaactaacaacacaacattttcaaatgaagAGCACAACTCAAAGAATATTGCTTCCTTAGCTTTTGTGCGGTATTAAATCAGAATGATTGTACTACCAAAAAATgctaaagaatatttttaagataaagctttttatacccgctacccatagggtagaagggtattataactttgtgccggcaggaaatgtatgtaacaggtagaaggaggcatctccgaccctataaagtatatatattcttgatcagcgtcaacagccgagtcgatctagccatgtccgtctgtccgtctgtgtgtctgtccgtctgtccgtctgtccgtctgtccgtccgtccgtatgaacacctagatctcagagactataagagatagagctataattttttttcgacagcatttgttatgtttgcacgcagatcaagtttgtttcaaatttttgccacgcccaccttcgcccccgcaaatcaaaaaaatcgaataacaagcgtaattgtaaagctagaattgcgactactatagtagttatgattcctgaaaatttggttgcgatcagataaaaattgtcgaagttattaaagaaatacttttgtatgggcaaaacgcctacttactaggggtctaatttgctttggccgacaatctggtatattgtgccgtctatggtatattttgaatgcggtactatatcgatataccaaatataccatttggtatatttttaatatttttagtatatttggtatattttttataataataccccaaaatatatttttagtatttttgtagtataattggtatgttttgagaataataccgcaaaatatattgcttttattcaaaatgggtagcgggtatctcacagtcgagcatactcgactgtagctttcttacttgttaatataccgcataaatacaaaagtatttcttaaataacttttacaattttcaaatgattacaaaagtaaaatcaattttgttttttttttaatttattgtttgtttcaaaatctaaatttccatttaaagaGACATCCTAAAGAAACTATATAATTTCATTCTTATTTTTAGAACGTTTTTCTGCTCGACTTGCATAGAATCTTAACTAATCTTATCTTATCTCGCTCGCCTTCAGCACATCAATGTCAGTCACAATAACGTGGACGAGATCCATGGAGACTGCCTTGAACCACTCAGCACACTGCAACAACTTGACTTGGGATATAATCAGTTGTCTTCACTGCCCGATCAATTATTCCAGACGACAACACAACTTAGATCCATCGATCTGACACACAATAAACTGGAGAAGTTGCCGCTGCACTTGCTCAGTCAATTGATACATTTAAATCGATTGAATCTTGCTGAGAATCGCCTTGATAATGCCGCCTGGTTGCAACATTTGGCGGCAGCTTTGAATCGTTTGGCACTTCGAATCGATCTCAGCTCGAATCACATTCGATCACTCAACCTGAGCAGCTTGGCGCTGTTTGAGCATGTCTATCTAGCGGATAATCGATGGGATTGCATGTGGCTGACCAGAAATATGCTGAGAACGCCGCCAGCTACCTTGAGTTTTGATCGTTCTTGGCCAATGTTGAGTGCATGGAGCGAGGATTTGATGAATGTCCGTGGCATCGATTGCTTCGATGGTGAACAGAATCGATCCATTGTGCTGCTCGATGTTGGCATCGCTAGGCAACAGCAGTCCAAAAGCTGCAACTGTGAGGTACGCAAATTCATTGAGATTGTAAAGAAATCGAGTCAAATTATTCTCATGATTTCTCAGGTAAACGGCGATGACATCAGCCCACTGACGCCACCTTTGACCTGGCCTAAAATTCGCACAGATCGCTTCGATTCGCGATCGGTGATCATCTGGATGCTGGTGGCcattgctttggctttttctGGCTTGCGGTGGGGTCAGCGCTTCATGGATCGTAAGGAAGTCACTAAGAAGCTCCAAAAAGCCAACGATGAGgtaagcataaaataaatacacttgaCATATACAAGTAGTCgagaaacaaaagaagaatTGGGGAGTACCCAAAATATTCAATCATAAGATAAACTCTAATATCAAATCTGACTCTTTCACTTTAAGCATTCGACTTTCACTTTAATGCAGAAAGTTAATGAAATAGttgttttttgtaaatataccaataatttaaataatatcaataccacacaaaagtaaaaaaagcaatactaaaacaaaatcGACTGCAAAccttttattatacataaagAGTAGAACGCTTAAGACGGACTATTTAATCTCTATGAATAATTGCCTAAATTTAGTGAGCAAACTTGCTAATCAAACTTTATGATATATGTActggtatatattgtatatttattctttgcGTTCATAGTATTCAATCTAAGAGTCAGACAGAAGAGtattcaacaaaaactaaaatgaccaaacaacaacaaagagataggcaaacattttattgtctGATAATTAGTAAACAGAGTGTGCTTGCACTGAAACATGTAATATAAGTGAAATTccttaatatatataaaatctaCGCTGACAATTATTCGAATCAAAACTACATTTCTGCGATCtaaaaaattacttaatattattcctcaacaaattgaaagtaaTCTTGAGGTCCCTAATTAAAGGGTATTCTCtttttgaaaacaataaattgaatcTCAATGAACTCGGAAATTCAACGTTATCTCAGACAAAGCACGCGCTAGACAGCAATTTAGTCAAAAAATTTACTATTTCTATTTACAGCAAGCC
This window of the Drosophila albomicans strain 15112-1751.03 chromosome 2L, ASM965048v2, whole genome shotgun sequence genome carries:
- the LOC117564420 gene encoding insulin-like growth factor-binding protein complex acid labile subunit; translation: MGQRRLFLRLLVALLCCVASRSHSLQLTNCNVSELSTLNNVESLTSLSLLHCNLPQVRANLFQGYAQLLRLELSHCSLTDLAKSALNGLQRLRRLSLAHNNISEIKSWSEETLAGLSALDASHNRIVQLAALSFAAYPQLQELNLGHNLITKLEPDAFHGLQHLKQLQLQENRLQQIDGKCFHGLPRLHSLALQHNQINHVAVAAFESNTHLRSLRLEFNQVSNMQFLQDPGLSRLVLLNLSRNALSNLAPLTFSQNVELQYLDLSFNQLRQLDNDSFIGLDLLEHINVSHNNVDEIHGDCLEPLSTLQQLDLGYNQLSSLPDQLFQTTTQLRSIDLTHNKLEKLPLHLLSQLIHLNRLNLAENRLDNAAWLQHLAAALNRLALRIDLSSNHIRSLNLSSLALFEHVYLADNRWDCMWLTRNMLRTPPATLSFDRSWPMLSAWSEDLMNVRGIDCFDGEQNRSIVLLDVGIARQQQSKSCNCEVNGDDISPLTPPLTWPKIRTDRFDSRSVIIWMLVAIALAFSGLRWGQRFMDRKEVTKKLQKANDEQANKVDEEAQRLRNGRER